From Salvia splendens isolate huo1 chromosome 3, SspV2, whole genome shotgun sequence, a single genomic window includes:
- the LOC121796949 gene encoding uncharacterized protein LOC121796949 codes for MAAAAPPPNYSPFTLEPQLNTRKIPSKSDSNALCKTLIIVLLVLAIPLFPSQAPDFISQTVFTDCWEIIHLFFIGIAVSYGVFGRRTAQLVPQKSADPSTGDDSLSYLSGISHLTSIFDHGYENACYENDILHNYVNCSDQLVRNDECVVPSAAKIRSFVPNDENEGNGNLAWRSLYTKAESLVVVSNAKCFNGGTSETEFKPLNLPIRSLWSRAADNESDKQEFKKVDEFSSKKYEALGNDKDGDDARTAVKIKGVVPVNLDKKLGEVIGRSTIPWRSRSGSMENEEEISGSISKLPAHSCRPHSAGEFEFEHLKSRPLRGKKFSSNPELRSSSERVFSASPSKADSIDSDPFSNSTSSDMDSVGDLGNNLESSGVEEEVRKGKQSIESFDGDAKSSTLSKVPARAKSVRTIKPKRYVVNQKEQYPSRGESKFGSRFVKTEAADSLIKRREEKPEIPPVDHQNQESGRIFSVPKPKPSISKLHGEEKQGIDDLSSTTSVDREIGFDKSLVEDETIPNIDTDGELGSEVDRKADEFIAKFRKQIRCQKASTSSVEGYSGW; via the coding sequence ATGGCAGCAGCAGCGCCGCCGCCCAATTACTCTCCGTTCACACTTGAACCTCAACTCAACACTCGCAAAATCCCAAGTAAGTCCGATTCCAACGCCCTATGCAAAACCCTCATAATCGTCCTTCTTGTTCTCGCCATTCCACTATTTCCTTCACAAGCGCCCGACTTCATTTCCCAAACCGTCTTCACCGATTGCTGGGAGATTATCCACCTCTTCTTCATCGGAATCGCCGTCTCCTATGGCGTCTTCGGCAGAAGAACTGCTCAATTAGTCCCCCAAAAATCTGCAGATCCAAGTACTGGTGATGATTCCCTCTCCTATTTATCTGGGATTTCTCACCTAACTTCAATTTTCGACCATGGTTATGAAAATGCATGCTATGAAAATGATATTTTGCATAATTATGTGAATTGTAGTGATCAGTTGGTAAGAAACGATGAATGTGTAGTTCCTAGTGCTGCAAAGATTAGATCTTTCGTGCCAAATGATGAGAATGAGGGGAATGGGAATCTAGCGTGGCGCTCACTTTATACGAAAGCTGAATCTTTGGTAGTTGTCTCTAATGCTAAGTGTTTTAATGGTGGAACCTCTGAAACTGAGTTTAAGCCATTGAATCTGCCCATTAGGAGTTTGTGGTCGAGGGCTGCGGATAATGAGAGCGATAAGCAAGAATTCAAGAAAGTAGATGAGTTTAGTAGTAAAAAATATGAGGCTTTGGGCAATGATAAAGATGGTGATGATGCTAGGACTGCTGTCAAGATTAAGGGTGTGGTTCCTGTGAATTTGGATAAGAAGCTTGGGGAGGTAATTGGCCGATCGACAATACCTTGGCGCTCGAGATCCGGGAGTATGGAAAATGAGGAGGAAATAAGTGGTAGTATTTCCAAGCTACCTGCACATAGTTGTAGGCCTCACTCCGCTGGGGAATTTGAGTTTGAGCATCTCAAGTCTAGGCCACTTCGTGGTAAGAAGTTTTCTAGTAATCCTGAATTGAGAAGCTCAAGTGAAAGGGTGTTTTCTGCCTCACCTTCAAAAGCAGACTCCATAGATTCTGACCCCTTTAGCAATAGTACTTCTTCAGACATGGACAGTGTTGGGGATTTGGGAAACAACCTTGAAAGCTCTGGTGTTGAAGAGGAAGTAAGAAAAGGGAAACAATCTATTGAATCATTTGACGGTGATGCAAAATCCTCAACCCTTTCTAAGGTCCCAGCAAGAGCTAAGTCTGTTAGGACAATCAAACCAAAGAGGTACGTTGTGAATCAGAAGGAGCAGTACCCTAGTCGAGGTGAAAGCAAGTTTGGGAGTAGATTTGTTAAAACCGAAGCAGCAGATTCTTTGATTAAAAGAAGAGAGGAGAAACCAGAAATTCCCCCAGTTGATCATCAAAACCAAGAATCTGGTCGTATATTCTCTGTGCCGAAGCCAAAACCATCTATTTCCAAGCTCCACGGTGAAGAGAAACAAGGCATTGATGACTTAAGTTCTACTACGTCTGTTGATAGGGAGATAGGGTTTGACAAGAGTTTGGTTGAGGAT